The Limnospira fusiformis SAG 85.79 genomic interval TCAAAGAACTGGAAACCGCGGCCGACCGTAGCGCTCAATTTATTTGTGCGATCGCCATATCTCGTCCTGATGGTTCTATTGTCCAACAAGTCCAAGGAATATGTCCAGGAGTGATTGCCCAAACCCCCCAAGGTCAAGGAGGCTTTGGCTACGACCCCATTTTTTATGTTCCTGAGCAGCAAATGACCTTTGCCGAAATGTCTCCAGAACTCAAGCGAAAAATCTCCCACCGAGGAAAAGCCTTTGACCTATTACTTCCCCAACTGAGTGCCCTTCTCAAGGGATAGTCAACCCGGCCACTGATCGACATAGCGATCGTCTCAAGGCGTGGATAAGAAACTCCCACCACTACTTCCCCAGGTGGGAGAGGCTTCATGGCGGGGAATAATCGCGGAAAGCGTTTAAATTGCTTCTAGGTTCTTTTCTCCTGTGCGGATACGAATAATTTGCTCAACTGGAGAGACAAATATTTTACCGTCTCCAATTTCACCTGTACGAGAGGCCGATACGATTTTCTCTACAACCATATCAACGTGCTCATCTTCGACCACAATTTCCACCTTGAGTTTTTGTAGGAACTCAACTGTATATTCCGAACCCCGATAACGCTCAGTCTGACCCTTCTGGCGGCCAAACCCGCGAACTTCCGAAACTGTCATTCCAACAATGCCAGCATTGACCAGGGCAATCTTGACTTCATCAAGTTTAAATGGCCGAATAATGGCTTCTATCTTTTTCAAGGTTTTCACTCCTAACGCTTACTGTTTGACAATCCTACACTTGGCAGTTGGGTTTACTGCCTGCTGATCAGGTCTTCCAGGCAATCGGTCGAACTTTGTTTGAGATCAGCTCACCAGCTATCTAAGATACTACCAGTTCGATGCAAATCTCCCCAGGGAGTAGACATTCGACCCCGATTTATTCAGCCATACATAGCCCAAACCATTTGATATCACTATCAAAGCCCCGCAATTGGTAAATCGTGATACAATTGCAGGAAAGCCTCGACCCCCTAACCCTATCGGAGCCAACCGTTAGGCTTAATAGTGGTGGCTGAACAATGTAAAATCTTGTTAAAACCCTAACCGTCCAGTCCCCTTAAACAAAATCCTTATCTAAAATAGAGGTTTTAACTCAACAATATAGTTAAATTAGAGGAGCGATCGTGCAACTTCAAACTAAAATTGCTGCCAAGCGTGCAACAGGTGCGTTTGCGCTCATTGATAGTCTTAAACGTCATGGCGTACAGCACATTTTTGGCTATCCTGGTGGAGCCATTCTCCCCATTTATGATGAACTGTATCGAGCCGAAGCCGAGGGCGATATACAGCATATCCTAGTTCGCCATGAACAGGGGGCATCCCACGCGGCGGATGGGTATGCCAGAGCTACCGGACGAGTGGGAGTGTGCTTTGGTACATCAGGACCAGGAGCCACTAACCTAGTGACTGGCATTGCCACCGCCCACATGGACTCTATACCAATGGTAATCATTACCGGACAGGTAGCGCGCCCCGCCATTGGTACGGATGCCTTCCAGGAAACAGATATTTTCGGCATTACCCTACCGATAGTCAAACATTCCTATGTGGTTCGTGAACCGGGTGACATGGCTCGCATTGTCGCAGAAGCCTTCCATATTGCCAGCACAGGCCGTCCCGGTCCGGTACTCATAGACGTTCCCAAAGACGTAGGTTTGGAAGAATTTGACTATATTCCCGTTAATCCAGGAGAGGTTTCTCTACCTGGCTATCGTCCCACGGTTAAAGGCAATGTTCGCCAAATCAACCAAGCCATTAAACTTATAGAAGAAGCAGAACGTCCCCTGATGTATGTCGGTGGTGGGGCGATTTCGGCCGGAGCCCATGCAGAAATTGCGGAATTGGCAGAGCTTTTTCAGATTCCGGTAACTACCACATTAATGGGGAAAGGATCTTTTGATGAAAAGCATCCCCTATCTGTGGGAATGTTGGGGATGCACGGAACAGCCTATGCTAACTTTGCTGTTAGTGAATGTGATTTGCTCATAGCTGTCGGGGCTAGGTTTGACGATCGCGTTACCGGGAAACTTGATGAATTTGCATCTAGGGCGAAGGTGATTCATATTGACATTGACCCGGCGGAAGTTGGTAAAAACCGGACCCCGGAAGTGCCAATTGTCGGAGATGTTCGCCAGGTGTTGATAGACCTGTTGCGCCGCTGCCGAGAAATTGGAGATGTCGGGAACGATAATCAAACTCAATCGTGGTTAGAGCGGATTAACCGTTGGCGGGAAGATTATCCTCTGGTGGTTCCCTCTTATTCTGATAGCCTCTCTCCCCAAGAGGTGATCGCAGAATTAGGAAAAATGGCACCGGATGCGTACTATACCACGGATGTGGGTCAGCACCAAATGTGGGCGGCTCAATTTTTGAAAAATGGCCCCCGTCAGTGGATATCTAGCGCTGGGTTAGGAACTATGGGCTATGGTATCCCGTCGGCTATGGGAGCTAAAGTGGCTTTGAGCGATCGCGAGGTGATTTGTATTGCTGGGGATGCCAGTGTGCAAATGAACATCCAAGAACTCGGAACCATAGCACAATATGGCATAAATGTCAAGACCGTAATTATTAATAACGGTTGGCAAGGTATGGTCCGCCAGTGGCAACAAGCCTTTTATGGTGAGCGTTATTCGGCTTCTAACATGGAAATCGGAATGCCAGATTTTGAAATGTTAGCACGTTCCTATGGCGTAAAAGGCATGGTCGTTAAGAGTCGTGACGAATTACACCAAGCACTAGCAGAAATGTTGGCTTATGATGGTCCTGTGCTGATGGATGTTCATGTTACCAAGGATGAAAATTGTTATCCTATGGTAGCACCAGGAAGGAGTAATGCTCAGATGATAGGATTACCTGAACGCCGCCAGTTAGAAAAAGCGGTTGAGTTAATCTATTGCAGTAATTGTGGCGCGAAAAATGTCGCGAGTAACAATTTCTGTCCTGAGTGCGGCACTAAACTATAAACACTCCTCTATTACCTGTCAGACATCAGCAATGATTCGGTGGTGCTTTGATTAGTCGATAAGTAGAGACAGGGTTGGTCTTGTCTCTACTGTGTCAATTCTCGATGAGGGGTTATGCTGACACCTAGCAGTCAAATTAATAGGGAGAAGCGGTTAACCTCCCGTCGGAATAGAAAATCAGATGGTCAGCCAAATCTGGATTTTTTAAGAGTAGCTGATATTGGGTGGGTGCAAACTTAATCACTTCGTAATCAAGAGTTTTTAAGGAATTTTTCGGCCAGGGTAAAAAGGAAGTTTCCGGGTTAGACAAGTTGAATTGATAAATCTCTGGGGTATCTTGTCTAATTAAAATTGTATCGTCCAATTCCCGTAAATTATGGTGCATGACTGTCTGAATGTTATTGGTGGTAAATTGTACCCTTTCAAAGGGTCCGTCACCGGGTTCGCGATTAAATGCGATCGCATATTTTTCACCTCCCCCAAATAGATACAAACCCTGTATTAAACCGGTCCGATAAATATAAGCACCCCGATAATTATCAGGAATAGCAGTAATAATAGCGGGGAGATTAGGGTGATCTTGTAACATTCCCAAAAGAATATTTTGAGAAATGGAACCAGCCACCCGCCAATTTTGGTTCAAAGATTGAACAGTTAACCCAAAAATCAACAGTAAAATTGAGGAAACCACCAAAATCAGCCGGATATTCATACACAAACACGCTAGGACTACGGCTAGATAAATTGACGCAAACCCAGAACCGAAATAGAGGTATCTTTCCCCTTGGGTATCTGTAATTGACACAAACACATTAATAGCAGGTAAAACCGCGACAAAAAAACTACCTGCTAAAAACAGCAGTAAAGGCGGGATACTTGGGTCGGGAGTGCGGCTTTTAAACAGTAAAGAAGTACAAGCCAAGGACAGGAGAACAATTAGCCAAAAAATCGATAACCACAGACTAAAACTAGAGTTAAAAATAGGGGGAAGAAAAGTTCTCGTTGGGTAGATAATCAAATTTTGGGCAATATGACCGAAATCAAACCTTAAATGAATATCCTCGCCGTATCCCCCTACCAGTGTACCAATTTTGATAACTCTCCAGATAAAATAAACCGCCAAAACTGCCAAATATGGAATAATTAAGCCTAGTCTTTTTTTCCACAATTTACCATCTTGTTTATGGGTAAAATAATGGTAAATTTCAAACAAAATAATCAACCCAGGAAAGGTGACGAGAGATTCCTTGGATAACACTGCCATAAAAAATAGGAGCAGGGATAATATATAAGGATATTTATATCGGGAATTTCTGCCGATTAAATAAGCGATAAAAGCGACAAACCCAAAAAAGCTAGAGATGACATCTGTGCGCGCGGAAATCCAGGAAACTGCTTCGGTGTGACTAGGAAGTAGTAAAAATACAAACCCGGAAATATAGGGTAAAACTATTTTATAGTGGCGACGAATGGGAAAATTCCGAACTAATAAACTAGCAATCCAACCTACTGCTAAAGCATTGCTGAGATGGAATCCCAAATTAGTTAAATGATAACCGAGGGGATAGTTACCCCAAATTTGATAATCTAGGAAACTGATTAAACTCAGAACCGGACGAAAAAACAAGGATTGACCATGTTGTTGATTGACCCACAATCCCCAAGGGCCGACCTGTTGAAAGATGGCAATTAAAACTAAATCATCTGACAGAAAAAATGAGTTAATAATAGGATAATAACAAACTATTCCGGCTAGAGCGATAATCACAACTAATATAGCCGGATAAATAATCAGCGATCGCCCTTGATTAATTTTGAACATTAAACTTAACTTTTCCCCAAATGATGAATTGAATATGCTCTCAGTATCAGTCTCGACCCCAGAGGCTGTCAAGGGATTGAGAATAACATAAAATCCTATCAATCCTATCAGTTGACCCTTAAATCTAGGAACCAAATAACCCCTAACTACGTCTAGCTAGGTCATGGCCATAATGATTAGCTGAGTGCTAATGAAAGGCGATCGCAAAACTTAAAATACCCTCATACCCTCCCAGACATCAACTCAAGACTTGAATTGTAGATCAAGGTTCCTCAGTTCCGGACGTGCTATCCTCCTCTGTGAGTGTGTGAACATCGAGAGGAGTGAATAACATGGTATCAACACCAGTCCCTTCCCAGAACATCAAACTATCCCGCCCAGTAGCAAATGCAGTCAACCCCGCCAAAACCCGTCCCGCATTTGGGGGGGAACTTCCTAGTAGTCCCCTATTTGGTACAGACGGCATTCGCGGGCGAGTCGGAGAACTTCTCAACGCGCCACTGGCGCTACAGGTAGGCTTTTGGGCCGGACAAATTCTCCGCCAGCAACAGGAAAATCTAGGGCCAGTCATCCTGGCACAAGATACCCGGATTTCGGGTAATATGTTAGCGATGGCCTTATCATCGGGGTTAACGGCAGCCGGACTAGAAGTATGGAATTTAGGAGTTTGTCCTACTCCGGGAGTAGCCTACCTCACCCAAACCTGTAAAGCTATGGGCGGGGTGATGATATCCGCCAGCCACAACCCCCCAGAAGATAACGGAATCAAATTTTTTGGCGCAGACGGCACAAAACTCTCCAGCGACCTCCAGAAGCAAATAGAAGCAGCCCTACGCGGGGCGGAAGCGTTCCCGGTTTATTCTGAGTCGTGTGGACAACATTACTACAGACCGGAATTAATCCAGAATTATGCTGATTCGCTATATGGTCCCCTGCTACCAACTACTAACCTACAGGGAATGCGGGTTGTGTTGGATCTGGCTTGGGGTGCGGCGGTAAATATTGCCCCCCAAGTATTTAGAGAAATGGGGGCGGAAGTAATTTGTTTACATGAGTCTCCCGACGGTCACAAAATTAATGTTAACTGTGGGTCTACGCACCTGGACCTACTCCGCCAAGCGGTTGTAGAACATCAAGCGGATTTAGGATTTGCTTTTGATGGGGACGCAGATCGGGTGTTAGCGGTCGATAGCCAGGGTCGTACCGTTGACGGGGACTATATCCTATACTTCTGGGGTCAGACCCTCAGAAACGCGGAGCAACTGCCCCAGGATTTGATTATTTCTACGGTTATGGCAAACTTGGGATTTGAGAGAGCCTGGGAAAAACTGGGAGGAAAAATGATCCGCACCCCGGTGGGAGATCAGCACGTCCACAGCGAAATGAAGCGCACGGGATCTATGTTGGGGGGTGAACAGTCGGGCCATATCCTTTGTCATCACTACAGCATCACAGGAGATGGTCTACTGACAGCATTACACCTAGCAGCTTTAGTGAAGCGATCGCAAAAATCGCTCAACCAACTGGTGGATGATAGTTTCCTCACCTATCCTCAACTGTTACGAAATGTCAGAGTTGAGAACCCGGACAGCCGCCGTAATTGGAAAAACTGCGAACCTCTACAAAATGCGATCGCTAATGCTGAAGCTGATATGGGGGATCAAGGTCGCATACTGGTGCGCGCTTCTGGTACTGAACCGCTGATCAGAGTTATGGTAGAAGCGGCTAACCCTAATCTGGTGCAATATTGGTGCGATCGCTTAGTGGGAGTGGTGCAACAATACTTAATTGCCTAATCTCTCCTCATGATGGGGATAACAGGGCGGATCAGATTCGGCAGTCCCCTAGTTGTTGGTATATAATTTGGATTAGCGTGACCAACCAAGGCGGTTTTTAGTCGGGGAGCAAGTTACAAATGCCTAGTTACTGCCCAACTTAGAATTGAACCCAAAATGGCATCTAAGACTAAATCTAAAAAAAAGAAGTCCCGGAAAAAAAACTCCAAACAACAGCAGAAAAAGCCGACCCTAACTAAAGCCCAACTTAAAGCTAAACAGCGCCAGTTTGCTAAAGACGTTAAAGCTGTTCTAGGCACTGTAATTCCCACTCTAATTGTTGGTGCGATCGTTGGGGTGGCTCTGTTTTTCGTCAAAGATGAAAAACTCGCCATTGCTGGTGGTGGTGGCATATTAGTCTTGGTTCTGTGCTATAAATACCCCCGCCATGGTCTGTGGGGTTTCCTAATCTATATGCCCTTCTCTGGAACTATTACTTACTGGATTGGGGGCGGAAATGTCATATTTCAGCTTGCCAAAGATGGCTTTTATTTTCCAGCCTTAGCTTCTATGTATAAAGACTGGAAAAGTAAAGGACTCCCTATCATTATTCCCAAGGCTATTAAACAACCTTTGCTCATTCTTTTGGGTTTTTGTATTCTCACCATCATTTGTGTGAATGGCTTGCAACAACTTGACCCCAGACCGGGCGATAAACCCATAGCTATGGGAATTTTGGGTTTAAAGGTATTTATGGGTTATATTCCACTAATGACCTGTGCCTACTACCACATTAGAGACAAAAAAGATTTGCTGTTTCTCACTCGCCTGACTCTAATACTGGCAATTATCTGTTGCCTTTTGGGGATGGTACAATACCAATTTCTTGCTAGTGGTCGCTGTCAAGGAACTGACCATCTGACAGGGGATGATCTGTTTCAAGCAACCATCGAGTATAAGTGTTTCGTAGGCGGTTCTTTAGTTTTTAGCCCCTCCCAAAATATGATCCGACTTCCGGGAACCTTTGTCGCTCCTTGGCAGTGGGCTTGGTTTTTAATTGCTAACGCATTTTTTACCTTTGCTACAGCCTTTAGTGATCCATCAGGGAAATGGCGTATAACCGGATTAATTGGCATGGCATTAGTATTTGTTAATGCTGTGATTTCTGGACAGCGTATTGCCTTAGCATTAGTGCCAGTCGTGACAATTATTCTACTGGTTCTCACTGGACAAATTGCTAATCTAAAGCGCTTTATTCCTATTGCTGGAGGTCTCGGATTACTTTTGAGTATAGTCATGATTACTAACCCAGAAGTAATTCAGGAAAGAGTTGATAGTTTTGTCAGTCGATGGAATGCTTCCCCCCCCACTGGCTTTATTTCTGACCAGTTTGATCACAGCAGTGGTGGACAACAGGGAATCTTTGGTAATGGTCTAGGACGGGCGACTAACTCGGCTCGTGTTTTTGGCAGAACTCGATTGATTGAAACTTACTATCCTAAACTCATTTATGAAATTGGACCTCTAGGGACTATCGCCTTTCTATTTTTTGTAACTGTGATTACTTTCACAGCTTTTAAAACTTACCGTTCCGTTAAAGACAAAAGTATCCGCAGTTTTGGGGCTTCTTTCTGGGTGTTTGTTTTGGTGATTAGTTACAACACCTATTATTATCCCCTCGATGTTGACCCGGTAGCGGTTTATTATTGGTACTTTGCTGGGGTTATCTATAAATTACCAGAAATTGATAAGCAAGAAATTAAACGACTCATAGAAGAAGGAGAATTAGATGAAGATGAAATCTAATATATAACAATCTTTTGATGAAAAACTTATCAAAAACTGGCAAGCATGATTAATAAATGCCTGGGAACACAGCCACAATTATTCCCCAAACACCTGGTGGTCTAGTTGGGTGTCTCCTGGTCTCTCAATTAGCTTTTTTGCCACAGTTAGGATAAACTATATTTATGGTATAGCACGGGTGAGCTGTTGATTAACTACGGCTTATTTAAGCCGTGGGAATATGCAATATCAATCATTAACCTTTACCCTCGACCTAATTAGCAAACAACAGGCAATTGATAGCCATGAAAATTATTGTCGCTAGTCACACTTATATTGTTGACCTCAACCGGGAGAAACTGCGGGTTTTAGCTAACCTTGAACCTGGTATTGAGGTGATCGTGGTTGTACCTCGTCTTTGGAACCCTGGCGGTGTCCAAAGTGAGCGGGTTAAATCTGAACCTGTGGATGAGGGGAATTTTCAGGTGGTTCCTATATCTAACCTCAGTCAAAATAACCAAGGTTTGCTCACTTTTGGTCTGGATCTAATTCCTCTGTTACAATCGTTTAAGCCTGATATTATCCAAGTAGAACAAGGGGCAAAAGCCTTAACATTTGCTGAATTTATTACTCTGAATAAACTGCTAGGAATAGGCGCTAAAAATGTGTTTTTTACCTGGTGGAATTTACCATATACTCTCAAATTTCCCGTGTCGCTACTGGAACAATATAACCTAGGTAACACTGATGGTATTATTGTAGGAAACCAGGATGGGGCGGAAATTTTGCGCGACCATGGATATCAAGGACCGATGGAGGTGATGCCCCAATTAGGAGTCGATGAAACCCTATTTAAACCGGAACCCCAACCAGAATTAAGGGCGGAACTAGGCATTGAACCCGATACGTTTGTGGTAGGGTTCGTTGGTCGGTTTGTGGAAGAAAAAGGACTCATCACCCTAGCTAAAGCATTAGCTCAGGTTAAACATCACCCTTGGAAATGGTTACTACTAGGGCGGGGAGAGTTGCGATCGCCACTTTTAGACCTAGCCCAAGAATTAGGCATTCAAGATAGGCTAATTATCGTTGAAAGTGTTGTCCATGACCGGGTTTGGCAATATATCAACGTCATGAATACCCTAGTTTTACCCTCAGAAACTACCTACAAATTTAAAACCCTAACTTCCGTGGGTTGGAAAGAACAATTTGGCCACGTTCTCATCGAAGCTATGGCTTGCCAAGTTCCCCTAATTGGTTCAGACTCTGGGGAAATTCCCTATGTAATTGACCAAGCTGGGTTAGTCTTCCCCGAAGGGAACCCCGAAGCCCTAGCCGACTGCCTCGAAAAGTTAATCAGTAACCCAGACCTTACCCAAGAGCTAGGTCAACGGGGATATGAGCGCGCCCAGTCCTGCTACACTAACCACGCCCTAGCCAAGCAACAGCTAGAATTCTATAAACAACTTTAACTCCAGGAAAATGCAGTATTTGCCAAGGACACAGGTTCCGCCATAGAAATTGGTAGTCTAAAATACCGATTTCTCTACAGTTACCCCTAATATTAGAAAGCGATCGCATTATGAAACCACCACTGGCAGCCCCAAATCCTTTCCGCGCTCTCAAGATTACTGACCAAAGCACTAACCAGACCATAAACTAGCCAAAGGCATATCTGAATGATTGTTTCAAGTTTATATTTAAGCTGCTGGGAATCAAATATTCACACTCAGAATATGTGGTCAAAGCCTGAGTGAGCAACTGCCAATAAACTGTGTACGGGAGTTTATGGAGAATAACTTGAAAATTCGTGATGCACTCGAAAACGATTTACCCCAAATTATCGAAATTTACAATTTAGCCGTTCCCCAAAAAATCGCCACGGCTGACCTAGAGCCAATTTCCGTTGAGAGTCGGTTAGGCTGGTATCGGGAATGTCAGTCAGCCCAACGTCCCCTATGGGTGGTGGAAATTGGCGATCGCATAATTGGATGGTTGAGCTTTCAAGCCTTTAAGAAGCGAGCCGCCTATGATGCCAGTGCTGAACTGAGTATCTACATCCACACCGACTATCAGGGACAGGGAATTGGCAAAAAACTACTCTATCAAGCCATAGAAGAAGGGCCAAAGTTTGGCTGTGAAACTCTACTGGCTCTAATTTTTGCCCATAACCAACCCAGCCTGAAACTCTTTGACAGTTTTGGCTTTCAACAATGGGGTTATCTCCCACAGATAGCTGTCATTGATGGAGTCAAACGGGATTTAGTGATTATGGGGCTGCACTTGTGTTGAGCCATGTTGAGCCAGAATATCCCGTAAGTGACCAACCACTTGCTCAGGCTGTTCGATCATGGCTAAATGTCCACAATTAGCAAGTTCAATCACATTTTGATAGCCACTGCGAAACAGATGATGAAAACTAGCCAGGTGGCGAACATATTGAGGTTCCATGATCTGATCGCACATTCCTGCCAAAAAATACACAGGCTGCTGTAATTGAGCCACCACTTGGGGGAGGCGATGCACTTCTGTCTCCGTAGTCGAATCCAATAAAGCACCTAAGGCCGCCTCTGGGTCCGCCATCACAAAATCAATTAATCGCTGGCGGCCCCATTCCCTAGAAACCGGACTAGCGACTTGCGCCCTGGTAAACAGCAAATCAATTAGAGGTAGGCAACAAAGCCATCGCGGACGAAACTTGACAATTTGTTCCCCTGTGACTCGGAAACGCTCAAATTCCTCTTTTAGGTAAATACCACCACCAGCATTCACGCAAACCACCCCCGCAATGCGATCACTCAATTGCTGTGCCGCTAATAGTGCGATCGTCCCCCCTAAAGAATGTCCCACAAGCCAAGCCTTAGAGATATTTAACTCCTCGAGTAATATCCCTAAATCCTGAGCATAAGAAGCCGGAGCATAGTCACAAGAATATGGATGGCGACTGGCTAACTGAGAATCGCCAAACCCTCGCAAGTCATAGCATAAGCACTGATACTGAGGTTTTAGGCGATCGATTACAGGTTGCCAATACCGACGACTCAGCAGCCAGCCATGAATAAATACAACAACATTGGACCCATCTATTGGCTCCGTCAGATCATAGGCGTGTCCAACGCTGTGGATTTTAATAGTTGCCATAGATAACATCCTACTCTGAATCCGTCACCAGCTAAAAACTTGCGTACTAAGCAGATGATTCCCCTATAATTGACATAATTAGGGGTCGAGAGAGATGTCACCATCTCCCCCTCCCATTCAGAACCGCACGTGAGAGTTTCCCCTCATACGGCTCCTAGTCTGATTGTTCCATTGTTATGGACACAGCGTTGGCGTTATCTAACGCCGTCTTATCATCGTGGCAGTGGCGGTGCAGTAGCTGAAGATTCTTGTATTCATCCTTTCCACCGTGGCTTCGAGCTACAATGTGGTCTACTTCAACTAGGTCTGATGGGGTAAAGTATTGCCCACACCAGGTACACCTGCCTTTTTGCTTTTTGAGTAGTTTGGCTACCTTTGCTGGCGTGTCGATTGCTTGTCCTTTTCTGGTTGCCCAGTAAGTCCAATTTCCGTCATAAAGTGTTGCTTCGGGGCGCACTAGGGTATGTCTGACAATCGGCGTGTAGTTATGTTTCCACAACTGATGACCGTCCTCGGTTTGGAATAACCAAGTTTCATGCCTTTCTTTCCCATTACTGAGCTTGACCGTTCCGGGTCTAAAGTATAGCACAAGACAGAACACTTAGGACGTATAATGGAGAGGACGAGATGACTAAGAAGACCAAAAATGCCAGCCCCCTATAGTTACGACCTCAGACAAAAAGTTATTGATGCCATTGAACTAGACGGTATGCCCAAAACAGAAGCCAGTCAAGTTTTCCATGTCAGCAGGAACACCATTAATCTCTGGCTGCAAAGAAAAGCACAGACCGGAGACTTCCTCCCTAAACCTCATCACCGACCTGGCAATAACCACAAAATTACCGACTGGGAAAAATTCAAGGCTTTTGCCCAAGAGCATGGCGACAAAACAGCAGCTCAAATGGCTGAACTTTGGGATGACGACATCTCTCCTCGCACCATATCCAGAGCCTTGAAGAAAATTGGCTTCACCAGAAAAAAAAACTTACGGCTACCAAGAACGTGATGAGCAACAGCGAGAGGAGTTTATGGCTCAGATTGAACAGATGAAGCCGGAAGAAGTGGTCTACCTCGATGAAGCCGGCATGAATAGTTAGGACTCGGATTACCCTTATGGTTACTGCGAGGAAGGAAAACGCTTCCATGCACTCAAATCAGGGAAGAGGCAGGGCAGGGTAAGTATGATAGCCGCATGGTGTCATCAACAACTCTTAGCTCCCTTTAGCTTTGAGGGTTGTTGTAATCGGACAGTGTTTGAGTTGTGGTTGGAGTTCATCTTAATTCCAACATTGAAGCCAGGTCAGACTCTAGTATTGGACAATGCAACGTTTCATAAAGGGGGACGGATTGCTGAACTGGTGGAGGCAGCTCAATGCCGTTTACTCTATCTTCCGCCTTATTCGCCAGACCTCAACAAGATAGAGAAATGTTGGTCGTGGCTGAAAGCCCGTATTCGCCACTGCACGTGAGCAGTTTGATTCTCTCCATGATGCCATGGATTCCGTTCTCAAAGCTGCGTCCTAACCACCTTGACTAATGCTATAATTCCTCAGTTTTTCATGACTTGCCTTTCCGCATCTTGATACTGTCCATGCCCGTAACATCTGCCAGATTGTATGGTCTAGCTTGTTGAAGGTTTCGACTGAGACGACTCCTGAGTAGTAATTTGACCATCCCCGTATTATTGGGTTTAGTCTGCTTATCAGGGCTGACTGGGGTGCAGTTTTATGTTGTTTGATTACACCCTTAATCACTTCTGTATGAGCTTGAACTGCTTTGTTGCTGGGTTTTATATGGGTTTTGTGTCCGATTAATCGGCTTGCTG includes:
- the glmM gene encoding phosphoglucosamine mutase, which produces MVSTPVPSQNIKLSRPVANAVNPAKTRPAFGGELPSSPLFGTDGIRGRVGELLNAPLALQVGFWAGQILRQQQENLGPVILAQDTRISGNMLAMALSSGLTAAGLEVWNLGVCPTPGVAYLTQTCKAMGGVMISASHNPPEDNGIKFFGADGTKLSSDLQKQIEAALRGAEAFPVYSESCGQHYYRPELIQNYADSLYGPLLPTTNLQGMRVVLDLAWGAAVNIAPQVFREMGAEVICLHESPDGHKINVNCGSTHLDLLRQAVVEHQADLGFAFDGDADRVLAVDSQGRTVDGDYILYFWGQTLRNAEQLPQDLIISTVMANLGFERAWEKLGGKMIRTPVGDQHVHSEMKRTGSMLGGEQSGHILCHHYSITGDGLLTALHLAALVKRSQKSLNQLVDDSFLTYPQLLRNVRVENPDSRRNWKNCEPLQNAIANAEADMGDQGRILVRASGTEPLIRVMVEAANPNLVQYWCDRLVGVVQQYLIA
- the ilvB gene encoding biosynthetic-type acetolactate synthase large subunit, producing the protein MQLQTKIAAKRATGAFALIDSLKRHGVQHIFGYPGGAILPIYDELYRAEAEGDIQHILVRHEQGASHAADGYARATGRVGVCFGTSGPGATNLVTGIATAHMDSIPMVIITGQVARPAIGTDAFQETDIFGITLPIVKHSYVVREPGDMARIVAEAFHIASTGRPGPVLIDVPKDVGLEEFDYIPVNPGEVSLPGYRPTVKGNVRQINQAIKLIEEAERPLMYVGGGAISAGAHAEIAELAELFQIPVTTTLMGKGSFDEKHPLSVGMLGMHGTAYANFAVSECDLLIAVGARFDDRVTGKLDEFASRAKVIHIDIDPAEVGKNRTPEVPIVGDVRQVLIDLLRRCREIGDVGNDNQTQSWLERINRWREDYPLVVPSYSDSLSPQEVIAELGKMAPDAYYTTDVGQHQMWAAQFLKNGPRQWISSAGLGTMGYGIPSAMGAKVALSDREVICIAGDASVQMNIQELGTIAQYGINVKTVIINNGWQGMVRQWQQAFYGERYSASNMEIGMPDFEMLARSYGVKGMVVKSRDELHQALAEMLAYDGPVLMDVHVTKDENCYPMVAPGRSNAQMIGLPERRQLEKAVELIYCSNCGAKNVASNNFCPECGTKL
- the hpsL gene encoding hormogonium polysaccharide biosynthesis protein HpsL; this encodes MASKTKSKKKKSRKKNSKQQQKKPTLTKAQLKAKQRQFAKDVKAVLGTVIPTLIVGAIVGVALFFVKDEKLAIAGGGGILVLVLCYKYPRHGLWGFLIYMPFSGTITYWIGGGNVIFQLAKDGFYFPALASMYKDWKSKGLPIIIPKAIKQPLLILLGFCILTIICVNGLQQLDPRPGDKPIAMGILGLKVFMGYIPLMTCAYYHIRDKKDLLFLTRLTLILAIICCLLGMVQYQFLASGRCQGTDHLTGDDLFQATIEYKCFVGGSLVFSPSQNMIRLPGTFVAPWQWAWFLIANAFFTFATAFSDPSGKWRITGLIGMALVFVNAVISGQRIALALVPVVTIILLVLTGQIANLKRFIPIAGGLGLLLSIVMITNPEVIQERVDSFVSRWNASPPTGFISDQFDHSSGGQQGIFGNGLGRATNSARVFGRTRLIETYYPKLIYEIGPLGTIAFLFFVTVITFTAFKTYRSVKDKSIRSFGASFWVFVLVISYNTYYYPLDVDPVAVYYWYFAGVIYKLPEIDKQEIKRLIEEGELDEDEI
- a CDS encoding GNAT family N-acetyltransferase encodes the protein MENNLKIRDALENDLPQIIEIYNLAVPQKIATADLEPISVESRLGWYRECQSAQRPLWVVEIGDRIIGWLSFQAFKKRAAYDASAELSIYIHTDYQGQGIGKKLLYQAIEEGPKFGCETLLALIFAHNQPSLKLFDSFGFQQWGYLPQIAVIDGVKRDLVIMGLHLC
- a CDS encoding P-II family nitrogen regulator gives rise to the protein MKKIEAIIRPFKLDEVKIALVNAGIVGMTVSEVRGFGRQKGQTERYRGSEYTVEFLQKLKVEIVVEDEHVDMVVEKIVSASRTGEIGDGKIFVSPVEQIIRIRTGEKNLEAI
- the hpsO gene encoding hormogonium polysaccharide biosynthesis glycosyltransferase HpsO codes for the protein MKIIVASHTYIVDLNREKLRVLANLEPGIEVIVVVPRLWNPGGVQSERVKSEPVDEGNFQVVPISNLSQNNQGLLTFGLDLIPLLQSFKPDIIQVEQGAKALTFAEFITLNKLLGIGAKNVFFTWWNLPYTLKFPVSLLEQYNLGNTDGIIVGNQDGAEILRDHGYQGPMEVMPQLGVDETLFKPEPQPELRAELGIEPDTFVVGFVGRFVEEKGLITLAKALAQVKHHPWKWLLLGRGELRSPLLDLAQELGIQDRLIIVESVVHDRVWQYINVMNTLVLPSETTYKFKTLTSVGWKEQFGHVLIEAMACQVPLIGSDSGEIPYVIDQAGLVFPEGNPEALADCLEKLISNPDLTQELGQRGYERAQSCYTNHALAKQQLEFYKQL